The Methanosarcina barkeri MS DNA window AAGGGCGAGCGTTCACTTCATCTCATACCTAAACGCTGGAGTATTCGTAACCTTCCGCGCTCCCGATGTAATAATATTACTAATTTACAGTACTTAGCAAAAGTTATTATAGGTTTTGATGAATACCATCTTTAAACCTTTGACAATCCACTCCTGTTGATCTTTTTGTAAAGTTGGAGAAGTACTACTTTTCCCGATTAATCTGAGTTCAAATACTGGCTTTCTAAATATTAAAAACATAAATTTATCCTGACTTCCTTCAATTAGGTTTCAATAATCTTCAAATAAGTCGGTATTGTTTTCAGATTAAGTTCGCACAATGATTTGTACTTTGTACTTAATCGAGTTTATGCACAGGTTTTTAGGAAGGAATTAAAAATGGCTTTGAAACCCAGAATTACAGAATCTCCTCAGGTTCGCTTGATTGACCTTAAGTCAAAACCTTTCTTTATTGTAGCTTCCGTAGAGGTTGGAAACACTACAACCAAATGTATTCTTACAGCTACCAATATGGAAACTGCAAGAACTCATATTATAAATAAGGTCGTACGGATGACCAGAGATGTCCGTCCCCCTAAACCAGGAGAAGTCGTATTCGGAAGGACACTTACCGGTGTGGAACTCACTCGTGAATCCGTTGCAGAACTGGTACGTGGAACCCTGACCGAATCAATGGAAAAAGCAAGTCTGGATATAAAAACCGATCTGGACTTTGTGGTTCGTTCCACTGGAGTTGTTGCAGGTTTTGATTCTCCAGAGGAAGTGGGTGAGTTTATTAAAGCTCTGGCAGATGGCTGCCTGATGGCAGGAGTTCCCCCGAAAAACATGACCCCACCAATGTCTGTTTCAAATATTCCCAAAAAATTCCAGAAATACAGTAAACTGGAAAAAGTAATTTTTGATGGGGCTGTAGCCGGTGTACTACCTCCTATAGGTTCTACTGGCGTCGAAATCGTTGCAAATGAGATGGAAGGAGAGCTTGCAACTGCAGGGATTAAGGAAGCAGCCAAACTTACAGATGTTGATTTCAGGAACCCCTGTATCTCAATCGATTTTGGGACAACCCTTGATGGCAGGATCACAAATTCAGATCAACCGTATGCAAAAACAGTGGGTAACTTCTGTGGCTATGCCGGGGCAATTCCTGACGCAATTATTCGGGGTTCGAAAATTGTGGACTCAAAAGTAGGAACTGCTCTCGAAGTTTTTGAAAAAGAAAAACCACCTTCTTTCTTTACTTTAAAGATGAAGGCTAAAGCGATTGAAGCGTATACAAAGCGCATTCATGAACTTATTATTATAGAACAGGTTACAGGGAACAGAACTAGATACGGAAGTGTGCCTGTAAGGCCTGATGCAGCTGACCAGCTAGGCGTGACACTTATAGGTTGCGATGTAGGAGTAAACGGTTCCGACATGGGTAAACTTAGTGCCATAGGCATGGAAATCTGTAAAACTCACGGGCTTCAGGTTGTTTCTGCTGTCATTGATGAGGTTATGGCAGACGTGGTTTGCAGGTTGATTAAAGTTGCAAAAGAAGCAAACCTTGTTTTTGAGGATACAACTATAGGGATTACTGGCAGGGCAGGGATTACAGGGAACAAACCCAAACTGATCTTGAAATGCCTGGAAAATCTGAATATTGCTCCGAAAATCGATGAGAGAGTAGTCTTCGTAGACGACGGACTTGCCAG harbors:
- a CDS encoding methanogenesis marker 14 protein → MALKPRITESPQVRLIDLKSKPFFIVASVEVGNTTTKCILTATNMETARTHIINKVVRMTRDVRPPKPGEVVFGRTLTGVELTRESVAELVRGTLTESMEKASLDIKTDLDFVVRSTGVVAGFDSPEEVGEFIKALADGCLMAGVPPKNMTPPMSVSNIPKKFQKYSKLEKVIFDGAVAGVLPPIGSTGVEIVANEMEGELATAGIKEAAKLTDVDFRNPCISIDFGTTLDGRITNSDQPYAKTVGNFCGYAGAIPDAIIRGSKIVDSKVGTALEVFEKEKPPSFFTLKMKAKAIEAYTKRIHELIIIEQVTGNRTRYGSVPVRPDAADQLGVTLIGCDVGVNGSDMGKLSAIGMEICKTHGLQVVSAVIDEVMADVVCRLIKVAKEANLVFEDTTIGITGRAGITGNKPKLILKCLENLNIAPKIDERVVFVDDGLARGAAVMARCMNSLGSPQNPLGGRHGGKCILAQRIKLQDK